One segment of Streptomyces sp. NBC_00576 DNA contains the following:
- a CDS encoding precorrin-8X methylmutase — protein sequence MSESTVFETGFEYEKDGAAIYRQSFATIRAEADLAGLPADVAQVAVRMIHACGMVDLAGDLGYTPDVVTRAREALRAGAPVLCDVSMVASGITRRRLPAGNEVICTLTDPAVPDLAAKLGTTRSAAALELWRDRLEGAVVAVGNAPTALFRLLEMIEEGAPRPAAVIGVPVGFVGAVESKDALAGHPSRLEHLVVRGRRGGSAIAAAAVNAIANEVE from the coding sequence ATGAGTGAGAGCACAGTGTTCGAGACAGGGTTCGAATACGAGAAGGACGGCGCCGCGATCTACCGCCAGTCCTTCGCCACCATCCGCGCCGAGGCCGACCTCGCCGGGCTGCCCGCCGACGTCGCGCAGGTCGCCGTACGGATGATCCACGCCTGTGGGATGGTCGACCTCGCAGGCGACCTCGGCTACACACCCGACGTCGTCACCCGCGCCCGCGAGGCCCTGCGCGCGGGCGCACCCGTCCTCTGCGACGTCTCGATGGTGGCCAGCGGCATCACCCGCAGGCGGCTCCCCGCCGGCAACGAGGTCATCTGCACGCTCACCGACCCGGCGGTACCGGACCTGGCCGCGAAGCTCGGCACCACCCGCAGCGCCGCCGCGCTGGAACTGTGGCGCGACCGGCTGGAGGGCGCCGTGGTGGCCGTGGGCAACGCGCCCACCGCCCTCTTCCGGCTGCTGGAGATGATCGAGGAGGGCGCTCCCCGCCCGGCCGCCGTGATCGGAGTTCCGGTGGGTTTCGTGGGCGCCGTGGAGTCGAAGGACGCGCTGGCCGGGCATCCGTCCCGGCTGGAGCATCTGGTCGTACGGGGGCGGCGGGGCGGGAGCGCCATCGCGGCGGCGGCCGTCAACGCGATCGCCAACGAGGTGGAATGA
- a CDS encoding S9 family peptidase produces MTESNGSTPNTTTPDWEKRFRAPRVSLPDWAEDAPDRSLFVSNATGTYELYAWDRATGEQRQVTNRPNGTTDGVLSPDGEWIWWFDDKDGDEFGKWRRQPFGGGAEGAEDELATPGLEASYPAGLALGRDGRTAVVGRSTDEEGTTIHLAVADAPPAVIYRHRESAGVGDLSHDGSLIAIEHTEHGDAMHSALRVLRPDGTTVADLDDTKGGAEELGLEVLGFAPVEGDSRLLVGHQRRGRWEPLVWDVASGEETDLALDLPGDVSAEWYPDGSGLLIAHSFEARSELFRYDLASRELVKVPTPAGSVSGATVRPDGSVEYLWSSSAQPSSVRSTTGAVVLDPPGLKSPGSVPVEDVWVDGPGGRIHALVQKPAGAAGPLPTVFDIHGGPTWHDSDAFAAGPAAWVDHGYAVVRVNYRGSTGYGREWTDALKHRVGLIELEDIAAVREWAVASGLADPDRLILTGGSWGGYLTLLGLGVQPDAWALGLAAVPVADYVTAYHDEMEALKAMDRTLLGGTPEEVPERFEASSPLTYVDAVRAPVYISAGVNDPRCPIRQIDNYVKRLEKRGAVHEVYRYDAGHGSLVVDERIKQVRLEMEFVERHLGA; encoded by the coding sequence ATGACTGAGAGCAACGGGTCCACCCCGAACACGACCACGCCGGACTGGGAGAAGCGGTTCCGGGCGCCGCGGGTGTCGCTGCCGGACTGGGCGGAGGACGCGCCGGACCGGTCCCTGTTCGTGTCCAACGCGACGGGGACGTACGAGCTGTACGCCTGGGACCGCGCCACGGGCGAGCAGCGCCAGGTGACCAACCGGCCGAACGGCACGACGGACGGCGTGCTGTCGCCCGACGGCGAGTGGATCTGGTGGTTCGACGACAAGGACGGCGACGAGTTCGGCAAGTGGCGCCGGCAGCCCTTCGGGGGAGGGGCGGAGGGCGCCGAGGACGAGTTGGCGACCCCTGGCCTGGAGGCCTCCTACCCGGCGGGGCTGGCACTGGGCCGGGACGGTCGTACGGCGGTCGTGGGGCGCTCGACGGACGAGGAGGGTACGACGATCCACCTCGCGGTGGCGGACGCGCCCCCGGCGGTGATCTACCGGCACCGCGAGTCGGCGGGCGTCGGCGACCTCTCGCACGACGGTTCGCTGATCGCGATCGAGCACACGGAGCACGGCGACGCGATGCACTCGGCGCTGCGTGTCCTGCGCCCGGACGGTACGACGGTCGCCGACCTCGACGACACCAAGGGTGGCGCGGAGGAACTGGGCCTGGAGGTGCTGGGCTTCGCGCCCGTCGAGGGGGACTCGCGGCTGCTCGTCGGTCATCAGCGCCGGGGCCGCTGGGAGCCCCTGGTGTGGGACGTGGCGAGCGGCGAGGAGACGGACCTCGCCCTCGACCTGCCGGGCGATGTGAGCGCGGAGTGGTATCCGGACGGCTCGGGACTCCTGATCGCCCACAGCTTCGAGGCGCGCAGCGAGCTGTTCCGCTATGACCTGGCCTCGCGCGAGCTGGTGAAGGTGCCGACGCCCGCCGGTTCGGTCTCCGGGGCGACGGTCAGGCCCGACGGCAGCGTGGAGTACCTGTGGTCGTCGTCCGCGCAACCGTCGTCGGTGCGCTCGACGACGGGAGCGGTGGTCCTGGACCCGCCCGGGCTGAAGTCGCCGGGTTCGGTGCCGGTGGAGGACGTGTGGGTGGACGGGCCGGGGGGCCGTATCCACGCCCTCGTCCAGAAGCCGGCCGGGGCGGCGGGGCCCCTGCCCACCGTGTTCGACATTCACGGTGGACCGACCTGGCACGACAGCGACGCGTTCGCGGCGGGACCGGCGGCGTGGGTCGACCACGGGTACGCGGTGGTGCGGGTCAACTATCGGGGGTCCACCGGGTACGGACGTGAGTGGACGGACGCCCTCAAGCACCGGGTCGGTCTGATCGAGCTGGAGGACATCGCGGCGGTACGGGAATGGGCGGTGGCCTCGGGCCTCGCGGACCCCGACCGGCTGATCCTGACCGGCGGTTCCTGGGGCGGCTACCTGACGCTTCTCGGCCTCGGCGTCCAGCCCGACGCGTGGGCGCTGGGCCTTGCGGCGGTGCCGGTCGCGGACTACGTCACGGCGTACCACGACGAGATGGAAGCGCTGAAGGCGATGGACCGGACGCTGCTGGGCGGCACACCGGAGGAGGTTCCGGAACGGTTCGAGGCGTCGTCGCCGTTGACGTACGTCGACGCGGTGAGGGCGCCGGTGTACATCTCGGCCGGGGTGAACGACCCGCGCTGCCCGATCCGGCAGATCGACAACTATGTGAAGCGGTTGGAGAAGCGGGGCGCGGTCCACGAGGTGTACAGGTACGACGCGGGGCACGGGTCGTTGGTCGTGGACGAGCGGATCAAGCAGGTGCGGTTGGAAATGGAGTTCGTGGAGCGGCATTTGGGGGCCTAG
- the urtB gene encoding urea ABC transporter permease subunit UrtB produces MTVILNQSFTGISIGAVLLLIALGLTLTFGQMGVINMAHGEFIMAGAYTTYVLQKSISSAGISLLVALPVAFVVAGLMGALLEWLLIRRLYTRPLDTLLVTWGVSLMLQQLARDVFGAPNVQTHAPDLLTDNVSVGGGITLANSRLFILGLALLCVLALTLILRTTPLGRRIRAVVQNRDLAEVSGIATGQVDRMTFFIGSGLAGVAGVALTLVGPIGPTMGTNYIVDAFLVVVVGGIGQLKGSVITAFALGVLQSVLEYSTTVSVAKVIVLVAIVAFLQWRPQGLYTLRTRSLA; encoded by the coding sequence GTGACGGTCATCCTCAACCAGTCCTTCACCGGCATCAGCATCGGTGCCGTCCTTCTGCTCATCGCGCTCGGCCTGACCCTGACCTTCGGTCAGATGGGCGTGATCAACATGGCGCACGGCGAGTTCATCATGGCCGGTGCCTACACGACGTACGTCCTGCAGAAGTCCATCAGCAGCGCCGGCATCTCGCTGCTGGTCGCGCTGCCCGTGGCGTTCGTCGTCGCGGGTCTGATGGGCGCGCTGCTGGAATGGCTCCTCATCCGGCGCCTGTACACCCGCCCGCTGGACACGCTGCTGGTCACCTGGGGTGTCTCGCTGATGCTCCAGCAACTGGCCCGGGACGTCTTCGGCGCCCCGAACGTCCAGACGCACGCGCCCGACCTGCTCACCGACAACGTCTCGGTGGGCGGCGGGATCACCCTCGCCAACAGCCGCCTGTTCATCCTCGGCCTCGCCCTCCTCTGCGTCCTCGCCCTCACCCTCATCCTCCGTACGACCCCGCTGGGCCGCCGGATCCGGGCGGTCGTCCAGAACCGGGACCTCGCCGAGGTGTCGGGCATCGCGACCGGCCAGGTCGACCGGATGACGTTCTTCATCGGCTCGGGCCTCGCGGGAGTGGCCGGCGTCGCGCTCACCCTCGTGGGCCCGATCGGCCCGACGATGGGCACCAACTACATCGTCGACGCCTTCCTGGTCGTAGTCGTGGGTGGCATCGGCCAGTTGAAGGGCAGCGTGATCACCGCGTTCGCACTCGGCGTCCTTCAATCCGTCCTCGAATACTCGACAACGGTGAGCGTCGCGAAGGTCATCGTCCTGGTGGCGATCGTCGCCTTCCTCCAGTGGCGACCGCAGGGCCTGTACACACTGCGCACCCGGAGCCTGGCATGA
- the urtA gene encoding urea ABC transporter substrate-binding protein → MSGLSFSRRGLLAGVSAAGASAALSACGAKTGSGTSSDAGVKADTSGSTVKVGLLNSLSGTMAISEVTVHNALLLAVKEINAAGGVLGKKLNPVSQDGASDWPTFAEKAEALIKDDKVVATFGCWTSSSRKAVKPVFERYKSLLFYPVQYEGLEESPYIFYTGATTNQQIVPALDYLKKQGLTKLYLVGSDYVFPRTANKIIKAYAEAKGMKVVGEDYAPLGSTEFSTIVNKVKDSGADAVFNTLNGDSNVAFFKEYKSSGMTAKSMPVLSVSIAEEEVKSIGTQYLEGQLTAWNYYQTTPGAANTKFVAAYQAAYGKGKPTSDPMEAAYVSVYLWKEMVEKAGSFDVAKVKAASDGITFAAPEGEVTVDGASQHVYKTARIGKVGADGLITEVWNSGKPIKPDPFLKGYDWASGLS, encoded by the coding sequence ATGTCTGGGCTCAGTTTCAGCAGGCGTGGTCTGTTGGCCGGAGTGTCCGCGGCCGGCGCGTCCGCCGCTCTCAGCGCCTGTGGCGCCAAGACCGGTTCCGGCACGTCCTCCGACGCGGGCGTCAAGGCCGACACCTCTGGCAGCACGGTCAAGGTGGGTCTGCTCAACTCCCTCTCCGGCACGATGGCCATCAGCGAAGTCACCGTCCACAACGCGCTGTTGCTCGCCGTCAAGGAGATCAACGCGGCCGGCGGGGTGCTGGGCAAGAAGCTGAACCCCGTCAGCCAGGACGGCGCCTCCGACTGGCCGACCTTCGCGGAGAAGGCGGAGGCCCTGATCAAGGACGACAAGGTCGTCGCCACCTTCGGCTGCTGGACCTCCTCCAGCCGTAAGGCGGTCAAGCCGGTCTTCGAGCGGTACAAGTCGCTGCTCTTCTACCCCGTGCAGTACGAGGGACTTGAGGAGTCGCCGTACATCTTCTACACCGGCGCGACCACCAACCAGCAGATCGTCCCGGCGCTCGACTACCTGAAGAAGCAGGGCCTGACCAAGCTGTACCTGGTCGGCAGCGACTACGTCTTCCCGCGCACCGCCAACAAGATCATCAAGGCGTACGCGGAGGCCAAGGGCATGAAGGTGGTCGGCGAGGACTACGCGCCGCTCGGCTCCACCGAGTTCAGCACGATCGTCAACAAGGTCAAGGACTCCGGCGCGGACGCCGTGTTCAACACCCTCAACGGTGACAGCAACGTGGCCTTCTTCAAGGAGTACAAGTCCTCCGGGATGACCGCGAAGAGCATGCCGGTGCTGTCCGTCTCCATCGCCGAGGAGGAGGTGAAGAGCATCGGAACCCAGTACCTGGAAGGCCAGTTGACGGCCTGGAACTACTACCAGACGACGCCCGGCGCCGCGAACACCAAGTTCGTCGCCGCCTACCAGGCCGCGTACGGCAAGGGGAAGCCGACCAGCGACCCGATGGAGGCCGCGTACGTCTCGGTCTACCTCTGGAAGGAGATGGTCGAGAAGGCCGGCTCCTTCGACGTCGCCAAGGTGAAGGCCGCCTCGGACGGCATCACCTTCGCCGCCCCCGAAGGTGAGGTCACCGTCGACGGCGCGAGCCAGCACGTCTACAAGACCGCCCGGATAGGCAAGGTCGGCGCGGACGGACTCATCACCGAGGTGTGGAACTCGGGCAAGCCGATCAAGCCGGACCCCTTCCTCAAGGGCTACGACTGGGCGTCGGGCCTTTCCTGA
- a CDS encoding cobalt-precorrin-6A reductase, whose product MHVLILGGTAEARRLAELLAAEGTRPGLRALRVTNSLAGRVSTPRLPPGEVRVGGFGGAEGLAEWLRAHRVDVLIDATHPFAGTISFHAARAAAAAHVPLLALRRPGWVPVKGDDWHATGSLEEAAALLPALGRRVFLTTGRLGLAAFAVAALDELWFLVRSVDAPEAPHPARMAVLLDRGPFTLDGERELLRRHRIDVVVTKDSGGPATAPKLTAAREAGLPVVVVRRPAVPEGVRVVDGPEEALHWLVSQHR is encoded by the coding sequence CTGCACGTACTGATCCTGGGCGGAACCGCCGAGGCCCGCCGCCTCGCCGAGCTCCTGGCCGCGGAGGGAACGCGGCCGGGCCTGCGCGCGCTCCGGGTGACGAACTCACTGGCCGGACGGGTCTCCACGCCCCGGCTGCCGCCCGGCGAGGTGCGGGTGGGCGGCTTCGGCGGGGCCGAGGGGCTCGCCGAGTGGCTGCGCGCGCACCGGGTGGACGTTCTCATCGACGCCACCCATCCCTTCGCCGGCACGATCAGTTTCCATGCGGCACGGGCCGCCGCCGCAGCCCATGTTCCCCTGCTCGCGCTCCGGCGCCCCGGCTGGGTCCCGGTCAAGGGCGACGACTGGCACGCGACAGGCTCCCTGGAGGAGGCCGCCGCGCTGCTGCCCGCGCTCGGCCGACGCGTGTTCCTCACCACCGGGCGCCTGGGCCTGGCCGCCTTCGCCGTCGCCGCGCTGGACGAGCTGTGGTTCCTCGTGCGTTCCGTCGACGCGCCCGAGGCTCCGCACCCGGCCCGCATGGCGGTGCTGCTCGACCGCGGCCCCTTCACGCTCGACGGCGAACGCGAACTGCTGCGCCGCCACCGCATCGACGTCGTCGTCACGAAGGACAGCGGCGGCCCGGCGACCGCACCGAAGCTGACGGCGGCGAGGGAGGCGGGGCTGCCGGTGGTCGTCGTACGGCGCCCGGCGGTGCCGGAGGGCGTGCGGGTGGTCGACGGCCCGGAAGAGGCCCTGCACTGGCTGGTATCCCAGCACCGCTGA
- a CDS encoding substrate-binding domain-containing protein: MQRLHTPEWFTADDSTLNVALVYPMQGPAGIFGPACEACARLAAEEVNRAGGVLGKELRLLEVDGGADPQRVAGEVEALVATGVVQGVTGWHISSVRQAVAPRVAHRVPYVYTALYEGGECTEGVFLTSETPAGQLRPAMRLIGEARGVRRWFVVGNNYVWPRQTARAARRYARESRGRVCGEAYLPLGTEDFTDVLRRIEHADADGVLMLLVGSDAVRFNRAFGAFGLDRRCLRLSTLMDENMLLASGPEATRDLFSTAGFFASLANQDTLDFHGSYAARYGVDAPAPGSLGESCYEGVLLLAALVERARTLDVSAIGAAAEAVSYEGPRGLLRLRDRHVSQRIYLAEADGLDFTVVAQLQKTDPS, translated from the coding sequence ATGCAGCGGCTCCACACCCCCGAGTGGTTCACGGCCGACGACTCGACCCTGAACGTAGCGCTGGTGTACCCGATGCAGGGGCCCGCCGGGATCTTCGGTCCCGCGTGCGAGGCGTGCGCGCGGCTGGCCGCCGAGGAGGTCAACCGGGCGGGCGGGGTCCTGGGCAAGGAGCTGCGGCTCCTGGAGGTCGACGGGGGCGCCGATCCGCAGCGGGTCGCGGGGGAGGTCGAGGCGCTGGTCGCGACCGGTGTGGTGCAGGGCGTCACCGGCTGGCACATCTCCTCCGTACGGCAGGCCGTGGCGCCCCGGGTCGCGCACCGGGTGCCGTACGTCTACACGGCCCTGTACGAGGGCGGTGAGTGCACCGAGGGGGTGTTCCTGACGAGTGAGACGCCCGCCGGGCAGCTGCGGCCGGCGATGCGGCTGATCGGCGAGGCGCGGGGCGTACGGCGCTGGTTCGTCGTCGGCAACAACTACGTGTGGCCCCGGCAGACCGCCCGCGCCGCCCGCCGGTACGCGCGCGAGAGCCGGGGCCGGGTGTGCGGGGAGGCGTATCTCCCGCTGGGCACCGAGGACTTCACCGACGTCCTGCGCCGTATCGAACACGCCGACGCCGATGGGGTGTTGATGCTGCTGGTGGGCAGTGACGCGGTCCGTTTCAACCGTGCCTTCGGCGCCTTCGGGCTCGACCGGCGCTGTCTGCGGCTGAGCACCCTCATGGACGAGAACATGCTGCTGGCCAGCGGTCCCGAGGCGACCCGCGACCTGTTCAGCACGGCCGGCTTCTTCGCCTCCCTCGCCAACCAGGACACCCTGGACTTCCACGGCAGCTACGCCGCCCGCTACGGCGTCGACGCCCCAGCCCCCGGCAGCCTCGGCGAGTCCTGCTACGAGGGCGTGCTGCTGCTCGCGGCCCTCGTCGAACGCGCCCGCACCCTCGACGTGTCCGCGATCGGGGCGGCGGCCGAGGCGGTGTCGTACGAGGGCCCGCGCGGCCTCCTCCGGCTGCGCGACCGGCACGTGAGCCAGCGCATCTACCTCGCGGAGGCGGACGGTCTGGACTTCACCGTCGTCGCCCAACTCCAGAAGACCGATCCTTCTTAG
- a CDS encoding HoxN/HupN/NixA family nickel/cobalt transporter, with product MSREEIRREEIRREAMSREEWIRVGGMAAFIVALHVIGWFTLVVVVAPEHYSVGGKAFGIGIGVTAYTLGMRHAFDADHIAAIDNTTRKLMGEGQRPLSVGFWFSLGHSSVVFVLALLLSLGVRALAGPVQDDGSRLHDVTGLIGTTVSGTFLYLIAGINLVILAGIWKVFRQMRTGHFDEDALEEQLNSRGFMNRLLGRFTRSITKSWQMYPLGLLFGLGFDTATEVALLVLAGSGAASGLPWYAILCLPVLFAAGMSLLDTIDGSFMNFAYGWAFSKPVRKVYYNLTITGLSVAVALIIGTVELLGLIAEQADLHGPFWDRVAGLDLNIVGYVIVGLFFATWAVALVVWKVGRIEERWTSGLANPVREPAEAEA from the coding sequence ATGAGTCGTGAGGAGATACGTCGTGAGGAGATACGTCGTGAGGCGATGAGCCGTGAGGAGTGGATCAGGGTCGGCGGCATGGCCGCCTTCATCGTGGCGCTGCATGTCATCGGCTGGTTCACGCTCGTGGTGGTCGTCGCGCCCGAGCACTACAGCGTGGGCGGGAAGGCCTTCGGTATCGGTATCGGCGTGACCGCCTACACCCTCGGTATGCGGCACGCCTTCGACGCCGACCACATCGCCGCCATCGACAACACGACCCGGAAGCTGATGGGCGAGGGGCAGCGCCCGCTGTCCGTGGGGTTCTGGTTCTCGCTCGGCCACTCCAGTGTCGTCTTCGTCCTCGCCCTCCTGCTGTCGCTGGGGGTCAGGGCCCTCGCCGGGCCGGTCCAGGACGACGGCTCCCGTCTGCACGACGTCACGGGCCTCATCGGTACGACCGTCTCCGGGACGTTCCTCTACCTCATCGCCGGTATCAACCTCGTCATCCTGGCCGGTATCTGGAAGGTGTTCCGTCAGATGCGGACCGGTCACTTCGACGAGGACGCCCTCGAAGAGCAGCTCAACAGCCGGGGGTTCATGAACCGCCTCCTGGGCCGTTTCACGAGGTCGATCACCAAGTCGTGGCAGATGTACCCGCTGGGTCTGCTCTTCGGGCTCGGCTTCGACACGGCCACCGAGGTCGCACTCCTGGTGCTGGCGGGGTCGGGCGCGGCCTCGGGGCTGCCCTGGTACGCGATCCTGTGCCTGCCGGTCCTCTTCGCGGCCGGGATGTCGCTGCTCGACACGATCGACGGCTCGTTCATGAACTTCGCCTACGGCTGGGCGTTCTCCAAGCCGGTCCGGAAGGTCTACTACAACCTCACGATCACCGGACTGTCGGTCGCCGTCGCGCTCATCATCGGCACGGTCGAACTGCTCGGCCTGATCGCCGAACAGGCGGACCTCCACGGCCCGTTCTGGGACCGGGTCGCCGGGCTCGACCTCAACATCGTCGGGTACGTCATCGTCGGGCTGTTCTTCGCGACGTGGGCCGTCGCCCTGGTGGTGTGGAAGGTCGGCCGGATCGAGGAGAGGTGGACGTCGGGACTGGCGAATCCGGTACGGGAGCCTGCGGAGGCGGAGGCGTAA
- a CDS encoding cobalt-precorrin-5B (C(1))-methyltransferase: MSGSEAKGGRGAQLKHTGLRPGWTTGACATAATTAAYTALLTGDFPDPVTITLPKGQTPAFALATEELTSSYAMVGIVKDAGDDPDVTHGALVRATVRLLPAGSGVVFRAGPGVGTVTRPGLPLPVGEPAVNPVPRQLMRDHVARVAAEHGNGNRNRNGGDVEITVSIDHGEEIARSTWNPRLGILGGLSVLGTTGIVVPYSCSAWIDSIRRGVDVARAAGHTHVAGCTGSTSEKTVVAAYGLPEEALLDMGDFAGAVLKYVRRHPVDRLTICGGFAKLSKLAAGHLDLHSARSQVDKGLLAELARRGGASETLAAEVADANTGLAALQLCTAAGVPLGDLVAVAARDEALAVLRGAPVAVDVICIDRAGQVVGRSGVA, from the coding sequence ATGAGCGGCAGCGAGGCCAAGGGCGGGCGCGGCGCCCAACTCAAGCACACCGGCCTGCGCCCCGGCTGGACCACCGGCGCCTGTGCGACCGCCGCCACGACAGCCGCGTACACCGCCCTGCTGACCGGGGACTTCCCCGACCCGGTGACGATCACCCTGCCCAAGGGCCAGACACCGGCGTTCGCGCTGGCCACCGAGGAGCTGACCAGCTCGTACGCCATGGTGGGCATCGTGAAGGACGCGGGCGACGACCCGGACGTCACCCACGGCGCACTGGTCCGGGCGACCGTGCGCCTCCTGCCCGCCGGGTCGGGCGTCGTCTTCCGGGCCGGTCCGGGCGTCGGCACGGTCACCCGCCCCGGACTGCCGCTGCCGGTCGGCGAACCGGCGGTCAATCCGGTCCCCCGGCAGCTGATGCGCGACCACGTCGCCCGGGTGGCGGCCGAACACGGGAACGGGAACAGGAACAGGAACGGAGGCGATGTCGAGATCACCGTCTCCATCGACCACGGCGAGGAGATCGCCCGGTCCACCTGGAACCCCCGGCTGGGCATCCTCGGCGGGCTCTCGGTCCTCGGCACCACCGGGATCGTTGTCCCCTACTCCTGCTCGGCGTGGATCGACTCGATCCGGCGGGGCGTGGACGTCGCCCGGGCCGCCGGACACACCCACGTCGCCGGATGCACCGGCTCAACCTCGGAGAAGACGGTCGTGGCCGCGTACGGACTCCCCGAGGAAGCCCTGCTCGACATGGGCGACTTCGCGGGGGCGGTACTGAAGTACGTACGACGGCATCCCGTCGACCGGCTCACGATCTGCGGCGGGTTCGCGAAACTGTCGAAACTGGCGGCCGGTCACCTCGATCTGCACTCCGCGCGTTCCCAGGTCGACAAGGGCCTCCTCGCCGAACTGGCCCGGCGCGGCGGCGCGAGCGAGACGCTGGCCGCCGAGGTCGCGGACGCCAACACGGGCCTCGCGGCACTGCAGTTGTGCACGGCGGCCGGGGTCCCGCTCGGCGACCTGGTGGCGGTGGCCGCGCGCGACGAGGCCCTCGCGGTACTGCGCGGGGCGCCCGTCGCGGTCGACGTGATCTGTATCGACCGGGCGGGGCAGGTGGTGGGCCGCAGCGGTGTGGCCTGA
- a CDS encoding potassium channel family protein, translating to MIVCGDDGLAHRLAHELRNVYGEQVMLVVPPSERNVRPPVVVRAAGTASALLDRMTAVVNRAAGNGTTGADSGGEPGLRERVLEAVELTEAVLAEAGAERAAALALVYDDDETNIRAALTARRLNPRLQLVLRLYNRRLGQHIGELLDQASALAAVSDSTDDGGSSGSGNRSDASTTVLSDADTAAPALAATAITGTSKVVQTDGLLLRAVERLPPAPGEVADPGLYTLALLSATSSDPAGADGSESSGDQGPRLLPDEAAVAAATGRGTVVLQQVAYAYSGTSMSGGRGRGVVPPFASLFSRRLRWSLAGMVGCVIALAVALTIATGDHPLHATYLTLLDLFAINDPAIGSSMPRQILQLLSGLVGLLLLPVLLAAVLEALGTFRSGSAVRRPPRGLSGHVVLLGLGKIGTRVLTRLRELNIPVVCVEADPEARGLATARRLRVPVVLGDVTQEGVLEAAKINRAQALLALTSADTTNLEAVLYGRSVRPDLRVVLRLYDDDFATAVYRTLRAAHPGATTRSRSVSHLAAPAFAGAMMGRQTQILGTIPVERRVLLFAAMWVGGHAQLEGRTVGEAFRAGAWRVLALDTGVRAVGEDGRPSGLVWDLPATYVLRAEDRVVLAATRRGLAELLGRRRGERAGV from the coding sequence ATGATCGTGTGCGGCGACGACGGGCTCGCACACCGGCTGGCCCACGAACTCCGCAACGTGTACGGCGAGCAGGTCATGCTCGTCGTCCCGCCCTCGGAGCGGAACGTACGGCCACCGGTGGTCGTCCGGGCCGCCGGGACCGCGTCGGCGCTGCTCGACAGGATGACCGCCGTCGTCAACCGGGCGGCGGGAAACGGAACCACCGGTGCGGACAGTGGTGGTGAACCCGGGCTGCGAGAAAGGGTGTTGGAGGCCGTCGAACTGACCGAGGCGGTTCTCGCCGAGGCGGGTGCGGAGCGGGCCGCGGCCCTGGCCCTCGTGTACGACGACGACGAGACCAACATCCGCGCCGCGCTCACCGCCCGCCGCCTCAATCCACGACTGCAGCTCGTACTACGGCTCTACAACCGGCGGTTGGGCCAGCACATCGGGGAACTCCTCGACCAGGCATCGGCGTTGGCGGCAGTGTCCGACAGTACTGATGACGGCGGCAGCAGCGGTTCGGGCAACCGCTCCGACGCGTCGACCACCGTCCTGTCCGACGCCGACACCGCCGCCCCCGCGCTCGCCGCCACCGCGATCACCGGTACCAGCAAGGTCGTTCAGACCGACGGGCTGCTGCTGCGCGCGGTGGAACGGCTGCCGCCGGCGCCGGGTGAGGTCGCCGACCCGGGCCTGTACACCCTCGCCCTGCTCTCCGCCACGAGCAGCGACCCGGCCGGCGCCGACGGCTCGGAGAGCAGCGGCGACCAGGGACCCCGGCTGCTCCCCGACGAGGCGGCGGTGGCGGCGGCGACCGGGCGCGGAACGGTCGTGCTCCAGCAGGTGGCGTACGCGTACTCCGGGACGTCGATGTCGGGCGGGCGGGGGCGGGGCGTGGTGCCGCCGTTCGCCTCGCTCTTCTCGCGGCGGCTGCGGTGGTCGCTGGCCGGGATGGTCGGGTGCGTGATCGCCCTCGCCGTCGCGCTGACGATCGCCACGGGCGACCATCCCCTCCACGCGACCTACCTGACCCTGCTCGACCTCTTCGCGATCAACGATCCGGCGATCGGGTCCTCAATGCCCCGCCAGATCCTCCAACTCCTGTCCGGGCTGGTCGGGTTGCTACTGCTGCCGGTGCTGCTGGCCGCCGTGCTGGAGGCGCTCGGTACCTTCCGCAGCGGGTCCGCGGTACGGAGGCCGCCACGTGGGCTGAGCGGGCATGTGGTGCTGCTCGGGCTCGGCAAGATCGGTACGCGGGTGCTGACCCGGCTGCGCGAACTGAACATCCCGGTGGTGTGCGTCGAGGCGGATCCCGAGGCGCGCGGGCTTGCTACGGCGCGGCGGCTGCGGGTGCCTGTGGTGCTGGGTGATGTGACCCAGGAGGGCGTCCTGGAGGCCGCGAAGATCAACCGTGCGCAGGCCCTCCTCGCCCTCACCAGCGCCGACACGACCAACCTGGAGGCGGTGCTGTACGGGCGTTCCGTACGGCCCGACCTGCGCGTCGTCCTGCGCCTGTACGACGACGACTTCGCCACCGCCGTGTACCGCACCCTGCGGGCGGCGCACCCCGGGGCGACCACCCGCAGCCGGAGCGTTTCGCATCTCGCGGCGCCCGCGTTCGCCGGGGCGATGATGGGGCGTCAGACGCAGATCCTGGGCACGATTCCCGTCGAGCGGCGGGTGTTGCTGTTCGCGGCGATGTGGGTGGGCGGCCATGCGCAGTTGGAGGGGCGGACGGTCGGGGAGGCGTTCCGGGCGGGGGCGTGGCGGGTGCTGGCGTTGGACACGGGGGTGAGGGCCGTCGGGGAGGACGGTCGTCCGTCGGGGCTGGTGTGGGATCTGCCGGCGACGTATGTGCTGCGGGCGGAGGACCGGGTGGTACTGGCCGCTACGCGGCGGGGGTTGGCGGAGCTGCTGGGGAGGCGGCGGGGTGAGCGGGCGGGGGTGTAG